A single genomic interval of Pseudoroseomonas cervicalis harbors:
- a CDS encoding tripartite tricarboxylate transporter substrate binding protein, with protein MRQFRPVPRRHLLGLAAAALAPLAAPSLARAQAGAQPGAWPSRGSIRLIAQFPPGGLVDTVGRLMAPALSQALGQTVVVENRAGAGGVIGTDYVSKQPADGYTLLVSHASVHVFSAATMPSLPFDPVTDFTHIGMLVEAPNVLMVRADSPFRTLEDYLAAARSRPVHYGSSGIGSAPHLLGAMMSHEARLPNLEHVPYRGSAPALQDLMAGQIESMFDPITTNVQMMKDGTLRCLGVSSPARLPAFPNVPTFAEQGFAQLTSAQWLGLSAPRNLPAPIAERLTGLVPALMARPELRQRLEELQTLPRSTPVLGSDFTALMREQIASWTAVARQFNIVVT; from the coding sequence ATGAGGCAATTTCGCCCCGTTCCGCGCCGCCACCTGCTCGGCCTCGCCGCCGCCGCCCTGGCGCCCCTCGCCGCGCCCAGCCTGGCGCGCGCCCAGGCCGGCGCCCAGCCCGGCGCCTGGCCGAGCCGCGGCTCCATCCGCCTGATCGCCCAGTTCCCGCCCGGCGGGCTGGTCGACACGGTCGGCCGGCTGATGGCGCCCGCGCTCTCCCAGGCGCTGGGCCAGACGGTGGTGGTGGAGAACCGCGCCGGCGCCGGCGGCGTCATCGGCACCGACTATGTCTCCAAGCAGCCGGCCGATGGCTACACGCTGCTGGTCAGCCACGCCTCGGTGCATGTCTTCTCGGCCGCCACCATGCCGAGCCTGCCCTTCGACCCGGTCACCGACTTCACCCATATCGGCATGCTGGTCGAGGCGCCCAACGTCCTGATGGTGCGCGCCGACAGTCCGTTCCGCACGCTGGAGGACTACCTGGCCGCGGCGCGCAGCCGGCCGGTGCATTACGGCTCCTCCGGCATCGGCTCCGCCCCGCATCTGCTGGGCGCCATGATGTCGCATGAGGCGCGGCTGCCCAATCTGGAGCATGTGCCCTATCGCGGCAGCGCCCCGGCGCTGCAGGACCTGATGGCCGGGCAGATCGAGAGCATGTTCGACCCCATCACCACCAATGTGCAGATGATGAAGGACGGCACGCTGCGCTGCCTCGGCGTCTCCTCCCCCGCGCGGCTGCCCGCCTTCCCGAATGTGCCGACCTTCGCCGAGCAGGGCTTCGCGCAGCTGACCTCGGCGCAATGGCTCGGCCTCTCGGCGCCGCGCAACCTGCCGGCGCCGATCGCCGAGCGGCTGACCGGCCTGGTCCCCGCCCTGATGGCGCGGCCCGAGCTGCGCCAGCGGCTGGAGGAGCTGCAGACCCTGCCGCGCAGCACGCCGGTGCTGGGCAGCGACTTCACCGCGCTGATGCGCGAGCAGATCGCAAGCTGGACGGCGGTGGCTCGGCAGTTCAACATTGTCGTGACCTGA